One genomic segment of Sminthopsis crassicaudata isolate SCR6 chromosome 2, ASM4859323v1, whole genome shotgun sequence includes these proteins:
- the NPM1 gene encoding nucleophosmin yields the protein MEDSMEMDMSPLRPQNFLFGCELKADKDYHFKVDNDENEHQLSLRTVSLGAGAKDELHIVEAEALNYEGNPIKVTLASLKMSVQPTVSLGGFEITPPVVLRLKCGSGPVHVSGQHLVALEEDAESDDEEEDDMKLLNMSGKRSAPGVASKVPQKKVKLSEEDEDDDEEDDDDEDDDDDDFEDEESEEKTPPVKKSIRDSAAKNAQKSNQNGKDSKPSTPKSKGQESFKKQDKTPKTPKGPTSLEDIKAKMQASIEKGGSLPKVEGKFINYVKNCFRMSDQEAIQDLWLWRKSL from the exons ATGGAGGACTCAATGGAAATGGATATGAGCCCCCTCCGGCCTCAGAATTTTCTCTTCG GTTGTGAACTAAAAGCTGATAAAGATTATCATTTTAAGGTAGATAATGATGAAAATGAGCACCAGTTGTCATTGAGGACT GTAAGTTTAGGGGCTGGTGCAAAGGATGAATTGCATATTGTTGAAGCAGAGGCACTGAACTATGAAGGCAATCCAATTAAAGTAACACTGGCATCTTTGAAAATGTCTGTGCAGCCTAca GTTTCTCTAGGCGGCTTTGAGATCACACCACCAGTAGTTTTACGGTTGAAATGTGGTTCAGGGCCTGTACATGTGAGTGGCCAGCACCTAGTAG CACTGGAGGAAGATGCAGAATCAGATGATGAAGAGGAAGATGACATGAAACTCTTAAATATGTCAGGCAAGAGATCTGCTCCTGGAGTTGCTAGCAAGGTTCCACAG aaaaaggtCAAATTGtctgaagaagatgaagatgatgatgaagaagatgatgatgatgaaga tgatgatgatgatgactttgaagatgaagaaagtgaagaaaagacCCCTCCAGTGAAGAAA TCTATTCGTGATAGTGCAGCAAAAAATGCACAAAAGTCAAACCAGAATGGAAAAGATTCAAAGCCGTCCACACCAAAATCCAAA GGTCAAGAATCCTTCAAAAAGCAAGACAAGACTCCCAAGACTCCGAAAGGACCCACTTCTCTAGAGGATATTAAAGCTAAAATGCAGGCAAGCATTGAAAAG GGTGGTTCCCTCCCAAAAGTGGAAGGCAAATTCATCAACTATGTAAAGAATTGCTTCCGGATGTCTGATCAGGAG gctatTCAAGATCTCTGGCTGTGGAGGAAATCTCTTTAA